One genomic window of Geovibrio ferrireducens includes the following:
- a CDS encoding cysteine-rich CWC family protein, whose translation MREPADVCPICGQNNKCAAHDKSKGTCWCVGKPPLPAEVLTQYEWRPCFCESCYDKIIAQTKNNQQ comes from the coding sequence ATGCGCGAACCTGCTGATGTATGCCCCATCTGCGGGCAAAACAATAAATGTGCCGCCCATGACAAATCAAAAGGCACATGCTGGTGTGTGGGCAAACCGCCGCTCCCGGCGGAAGTGCTTACGCAGTATGAGTGGCGGCCGTGCTTCTGCGAAAGCTGTTATGATAAAATAATTGCGCAGACAAAAAATAATCAGCAGTAA